In Juglans microcarpa x Juglans regia isolate MS1-56 chromosome 4S, Jm3101_v1.0, whole genome shotgun sequence, a single window of DNA contains:
- the LOC121262257 gene encoding CMP-sialic acid transporter 3-like isoform X2 codes for MFSPISVNFLTEAAKVVFAISMLLIQGRHQKVGEKPLLSVSTFVQAARNNVLLAVPALLYAINNYLKFIMQLYFNPATVKMLSNSKVLVIAILLKIVMRRRFSIIQWEALALLLIGISVNQLKSLPEGSTALGLPVATGAYIYTLIFVTVPSLASVFNEYAMKSQFETSIYLQNLFLYGYGAIFNFLAIIGIAIFKGPSSLDILQGHSKATMLLIFNNAAQGILSSFFFKYADTILKKYSSTVATIFTGIASAALFGHTLTINFILGISIVFISMHQFFSPLSKIKDEPQKDHLEMMDNEKNQRTKDTSVINMAAGANEDANHRVGHDEKAPLLPL; via the exons ATGTTTAGTCCTATAAGTGTCAACTTTTTGACTGAAGCAGCAAAAGTTGTTTTTGCTATTTCTATGCTTTTGATCCAG GGCCGGCATCAGAAAGTTGGTGAAAAACCTCTTCTATCTGTTTCTACATTTGTACAG GCGGCCCGTAACAATGTGCTCCTTGCTGTTCCTGCCCTTCTGTATGCTATTAATAATTATCTAAAGTTCATTATGCAG CTTTATTTTAATCCTGCAACCGTGAAGATGTTGAGCAATTCGAAG GTTTTGGTTATTgcaattttgttgaaaatagtCATGAGAAGGCGGTTTTCCATCATTCAG TGGGAGGCCCTTGCTCTGTTGCTAATTGGAATCAGTGTCAATCAGCTAAAATCCCTACCTGAGGGTTCCACTGCCCTAGGTCTTCCAGTTGCAACAGGCGCATATATATACACCTTGATATTT GTCACTGTTCCATCATTGGCATCCGTCTTCAATGAGTATGCTATGAAGAGTCAATTTGAGACGAGCATTTACCTTCAG AACTTGTTTCTATATGGTTATGGTGCCATATTCAACTTCCTAGCTATTATTGGAATCGCCATTTTCAAAG GTCCCAGTAGCTTGGATATACTGCAAGGACATTCTAAGGCTACAATGCTATTAATCTTCAACAACGCTGCCCAAGGgattttatcatcattttttttcaaatatgcaG ATACAATTCTGAAGAAATATTCATCAACTGTCGCCACAATCTTCACAGGAATAGCATCTGCTGCACTGTTTGGTCATACCCTGACTATAAACTTTATATTAGGAATCTCTATTGTGTTCATCTCTATGCATCag TTCTTTTCACCACTTTCGAAGATTAAGGATGAACCACAGAAGGATCATTTGGAAATGATGGACAATGAGAAAAATCAAAG GACAAAGGATACATCAGTCATAAATATGGCAGCTGGGGCAAATGAGGAC GCTAACCATCGTGTTGGACATGATGAGAAAGCACCACTTCTTCCTCTCTAA
- the LOC121262257 gene encoding CMP-sialic acid transporter 3-like isoform X1, with protein MQSGMVECHVCHSKLLSPTSKTVSRAYDRHRIDVSSKSRVLNILLVVGDCILVGMQPILVFISKVDGKFMFSPISVNFLTEAAKVVFAISMLLIQGRHQKVGEKPLLSVSTFVQAARNNVLLAVPALLYAINNYLKFIMQLYFNPATVKMLSNSKVLVIAILLKIVMRRRFSIIQWEALALLLIGISVNQLKSLPEGSTALGLPVATGAYIYTLIFVTVPSLASVFNEYAMKSQFETSIYLQNLFLYGYGAIFNFLAIIGIAIFKGPSSLDILQGHSKATMLLIFNNAAQGILSSFFFKYADTILKKYSSTVATIFTGIASAALFGHTLTINFILGISIVFISMHQFFSPLSKIKDEPQKDHLEMMDNEKNQRTKDTSVINMAAGANEDANHRVGHDEKAPLLPL; from the exons ATGCAGAGCGGGATGGTAGAATGCCATGTTTGCCACTCAAAATTGTTGTCCCCAACTTCCAAAACTGTGTCAAGGGCATATGACAGGCATAGAATTGACGTTTCCTCAAAATCGCGTGTCCTGAACATCCTTTTGGTTGTCGGCGACTGCATCTTGGTTGGTATGCAG CCTATATTAGTTTTTATATCTAAGGTGGATGGGAAATTCATGTTTAGTCCTATAAGTGTCAACTTTTTGACTGAAGCAGCAAAAGTTGTTTTTGCTATTTCTATGCTTTTGATCCAG GGCCGGCATCAGAAAGTTGGTGAAAAACCTCTTCTATCTGTTTCTACATTTGTACAG GCGGCCCGTAACAATGTGCTCCTTGCTGTTCCTGCCCTTCTGTATGCTATTAATAATTATCTAAAGTTCATTATGCAG CTTTATTTTAATCCTGCAACCGTGAAGATGTTGAGCAATTCGAAG GTTTTGGTTATTgcaattttgttgaaaatagtCATGAGAAGGCGGTTTTCCATCATTCAG TGGGAGGCCCTTGCTCTGTTGCTAATTGGAATCAGTGTCAATCAGCTAAAATCCCTACCTGAGGGTTCCACTGCCCTAGGTCTTCCAGTTGCAACAGGCGCATATATATACACCTTGATATTT GTCACTGTTCCATCATTGGCATCCGTCTTCAATGAGTATGCTATGAAGAGTCAATTTGAGACGAGCATTTACCTTCAG AACTTGTTTCTATATGGTTATGGTGCCATATTCAACTTCCTAGCTATTATTGGAATCGCCATTTTCAAAG GTCCCAGTAGCTTGGATATACTGCAAGGACATTCTAAGGCTACAATGCTATTAATCTTCAACAACGCTGCCCAAGGgattttatcatcattttttttcaaatatgcaG ATACAATTCTGAAGAAATATTCATCAACTGTCGCCACAATCTTCACAGGAATAGCATCTGCTGCACTGTTTGGTCATACCCTGACTATAAACTTTATATTAGGAATCTCTATTGTGTTCATCTCTATGCATCag TTCTTTTCACCACTTTCGAAGATTAAGGATGAACCACAGAAGGATCATTTGGAAATGATGGACAATGAGAAAAATCAAAG GACAAAGGATACATCAGTCATAAATATGGCAGCTGGGGCAAATGAGGAC GCTAACCATCGTGTTGGACATGATGAGAAAGCACCACTTCTTCCTCTCTAA